A window of the Kosakonia sp. BYX6 genome harbors these coding sequences:
- a CDS encoding DeoR/GlpR family transcriptional regulator, with the protein MKQTQRHDAIIELVKQQGYVSTEELVEQFSVSPQTIRRDLNDLADQNKILRHHGGAALPSSSENTSWHDRKSTLTVEKERIARKVAEQIPNGATLFIDIGTTPEAVAHALLNHSDLRIVTNNLNVANTLMKKVDFRVILAGGELRSRDGGIVGEATLDFISQFRLDFGILGISGIDADGSLLEFDYHEVRTKRAIIENSRHVMLVVDHSKFGRNAMVNMGSIGLVDAVYTDIMPPVGVMQVITSNNVHLELC; encoded by the coding sequence ATGAAACAAACACAGCGTCATGACGCGATTATTGAACTGGTTAAACAACAGGGATATGTCAGTACCGAAGAGCTGGTCGAACAATTTTCCGTTAGCCCGCAGACTATTCGTCGCGATCTGAATGATCTGGCGGATCAGAACAAAATTTTACGTCACCACGGCGGCGCAGCGTTGCCGTCCAGCTCGGAGAACACCTCCTGGCACGATCGTAAATCGACACTGACGGTGGAAAAAGAGCGCATTGCCCGCAAAGTCGCGGAGCAAATCCCCAATGGCGCTACGCTGTTTATTGATATCGGCACCACGCCGGAAGCGGTCGCCCACGCGCTGCTCAACCACAGCGATTTGCGCATCGTCACCAACAACCTGAACGTCGCGAACACCTTAATGAAGAAAGTGGATTTTCGCGTCATTCTGGCGGGCGGCGAATTACGCAGTCGCGACGGCGGAATTGTCGGCGAAGCGACCCTCGATTTTATCTCTCAGTTCCGCCTTGATTTTGGCATTCTCGGCATCAGCGGCATCGACGCCGATGGTTCGCTGCTGGAGTTTGACTACCACGAAGTGCGCACCAAGCGCGCGATCATTGAAAACTCGCGTCACGTGATGCTGGTGGTGGATCACTCGAAGTTTGGCCGTAACGCGATGGTGAACATGGGCAGCATTGGCCTGGTTGACGCGGTGTATACCGACATCATGCCGCCCGTCGGGGTGATGCAGGTGATCACCAGTAACAATGTGCACCTGGAGCTGTGTTAA
- the glpE gene encoding thiosulfate sulfurtransferase GlpE yields MDHFECINVEETHQKLHQQQAVLVDIRDPQSFAMGHTPGAFHLTNDTLGAFMRDNDFDKPVMVMCYHGNSSKGAAQYLLQQGYDQVYSVDGGFDAWHRHFPAEVAHGTL; encoded by the coding sequence ATGGATCACTTTGAGTGCATTAACGTAGAAGAAACCCATCAGAAATTGCATCAGCAGCAGGCCGTGCTGGTGGATATTCGCGATCCGCAAAGCTTCGCGATGGGCCATACGCCGGGCGCGTTTCATTTAACCAACGACACGCTGGGCGCGTTTATGCGCGATAACGATTTCGACAAACCGGTGATGGTGATGTGCTATCACGGCAACAGCAGTAAAGGTGCCGCGCAATATCTGCTGCAACAGGGTTACGACCAGGTTTACAGCGTCGATGGCGGCTTCGATGCGTGGCATCGCCATTTCCCGGCGGAAGTGGCGCACGGCACACTTTAG
- the malT gene encoding HTH-type transcriptional regulator MalT has translation MLIPSKLSRPVRLDHTVVRERLLAKLSGANNYRLALVTSPAGYGKTTLISQWAAGKNDVGWFSLDEGDNQPERFASYFIAAVQQATGSHCVSSEVMAQKRQYASLASLFSQLFVELTEWQRPLYLVIDDYHLVTNPVIHDAMRFFLRHQPENLTLIVLSRNLPQLGIANLRVREQLLEVGSHQLAFTHQEAKQFFDCRLNSPIEAAESSRLCDDVAGWATALQLIALSARQNHSAPHQSARRLAGINASHLSDYLVDEVLDNIDINTRQFLLKSALLRSMNDALIVRVTGEENGQMRLEEIERQGLFLQRMDDSGEWFSYHPLFGNFLRQRCQWELATELPDIHRAAAESWMAQGFPSEAIHHALAAGDGNMLRDILLHHAWGLFNHSELSVLEESLKALPWESLLENPRLVLLQAWLMQSQHRYSEVNTLLARAEQEMTTQMDASLHGDFNALRAQVAINDGDPAEAERLAMVALDELPLANYYSRIVATSVHGEVLHCKGELANSLAVMQQTEQMARRHDVWHYALWSLIQQSEILFAQGFLQAAWEMQEKAFVLIREQHLEQLPMHEFLLRIRAQLLWAWARLDESEAAARQGMDVLAALQPQQQLQCLALVVQVSLARGDLDNARSHLHRLENLLGNGQYHSDWVSNADKVRVIYWQMTGDKTAAAQWLRQTPKPEFANNHFLQSQWRNIARAQILLGEFDPAEMVLEELNENARGLRLMSDINRNLLLLNQLYWHAGRKNDAQRVLLEALQLANRTGFISHFVIEGEPMAQQLRQLIQLNTLPELDQHRAQRILRDINQHHRHKFAHFDENFVERLLANPEVPELIRTSPLTQREWQVLGLIYSGYSNEQIAGELAVAATTIKTHIRNLYQKLGVAHRQDAVQHAQQLLKIMGYGV, from the coding sequence ATGTTGATTCCGTCTAAATTAAGTCGTCCGGTTCGTCTCGACCATACGGTGGTGCGTGAACGTCTACTGGCTAAACTTTCCGGTGCCAACAATTATCGGCTTGCACTGGTAACCAGCCCTGCGGGCTATGGCAAAACGACGCTTATCTCGCAATGGGCAGCCGGTAAAAATGACGTGGGTTGGTTCTCCCTTGATGAAGGCGATAACCAGCCGGAACGCTTTGCCAGTTACTTTATCGCTGCGGTTCAGCAAGCGACGGGCAGCCATTGCGTGAGCAGTGAGGTGATGGCGCAAAAACGCCAGTACGCCAGCCTGGCTTCGCTCTTTTCACAGCTCTTTGTCGAACTGACCGAATGGCAGCGCCCTCTGTACCTGGTGATTGATGATTACCACCTGGTCACTAACCCCGTTATTCACGACGCGATGCGCTTTTTTCTGCGCCATCAGCCAGAAAACCTCACCCTGATTGTGCTTTCCCGCAACTTGCCGCAATTAGGCATCGCCAATTTGCGCGTGCGCGAGCAGTTGCTGGAAGTGGGCAGCCATCAATTGGCCTTTACCCACCAGGAAGCCAAACAGTTTTTCGATTGCCGCCTTAACTCGCCCATCGAAGCGGCGGAGAGCAGCCGCCTGTGCGACGATGTCGCCGGCTGGGCGACGGCGTTGCAACTTATCGCCCTTTCCGCCCGGCAAAACCACAGCGCGCCGCATCAGTCCGCACGTCGCCTGGCGGGGATTAACGCCAGCCATCTCTCGGATTATCTGGTCGATGAAGTGCTGGATAATATCGATATCAACACTCGTCAGTTCTTGCTGAAAAGCGCGCTGTTGCGTTCGATGAATGACGCACTGATTGTCCGCGTGACCGGCGAAGAGAACGGGCAAATGCGCCTCGAAGAGATTGAACGCCAGGGTCTGTTCCTGCAACGGATGGACGACTCCGGCGAATGGTTTAGCTACCACCCGCTGTTCGGCAACTTTCTGCGCCAGCGCTGCCAGTGGGAACTGGCTACTGAACTTCCAGATATTCACCGCGCGGCGGCGGAAAGCTGGATGGCGCAAGGTTTCCCGAGCGAAGCGATTCATCACGCTTTGGCGGCGGGCGACGGCAATATGCTGCGCGATATTTTACTGCATCATGCCTGGGGGCTGTTTAACCACAGCGAACTGAGCGTGCTGGAAGAGTCCCTCAAAGCGCTGCCGTGGGAAAGCCTGCTGGAAAACCCGCGTCTGGTGCTGTTGCAAGCCTGGCTGATGCAAAGCCAGCATCGCTACAGCGAGGTGAACACGCTGCTGGCGCGCGCTGAGCAGGAGATGACCACGCAAATGGACGCCTCTTTGCACGGCGATTTTAATGCCCTGCGCGCCCAGGTGGCGATTAACGATGGCGATCCGGCGGAAGCCGAGCGGCTGGCGATGGTGGCGCTGGACGAGTTGCCGCTGGCGAATTATTACAGCCGCATTGTCGCCACCTCGGTGCATGGCGAAGTGCTGCACTGCAAAGGTGAGCTGGCGAATTCGCTGGCGGTCATGCAACAAACCGAACAGATGGCGCGTCGCCATGATGTCTGGCATTACGCGCTGTGGAGCCTGATCCAGCAGAGCGAAATTCTGTTTGCTCAAGGCTTTTTACAAGCGGCGTGGGAGATGCAGGAAAAAGCGTTTGTGCTTATCCGTGAGCAGCATCTTGAGCAGTTGCCGATGCATGAATTTTTATTGCGTATCCGTGCGCAGTTACTGTGGGCGTGGGCGCGGCTGGACGAGTCCGAAGCGGCGGCACGCCAGGGTATGGATGTGTTAGCCGCCCTTCAGCCGCAACAGCAGTTGCAATGCCTGGCGTTGGTGGTGCAAGTTTCGCTGGCGCGTGGGGATTTGGATAACGCCCGTAGCCATCTGCATCGCCTGGAAAACCTGCTGGGTAATGGCCAATATCACAGCGATTGGGTGTCGAATGCCGATAAAGTGCGGGTGATCTACTGGCAAATGACCGGTGATAAAACCGCCGCCGCGCAATGGCTGCGCCAGACGCCGAAACCGGAGTTCGCGAACAACCACTTCCTGCAAAGCCAGTGGCGGAATATTGCCCGCGCGCAAATCCTGCTGGGCGAGTTCGACCCGGCGGAAATGGTGCTGGAAGAGTTAAATGAGAATGCGCGCGGCCTGCGTTTAATGAGCGATATTAACCGCAACCTGTTGCTGTTGAACCAACTTTACTGGCACGCCGGGCGCAAGAACGACGCTCAGCGCGTGCTGCTCGAAGCGTTACAGCTTGCCAACCGCACCGGGTTTATCAGCCATTTTGTGATTGAAGGCGAACCGATGGCGCAACAGTTGCGCCAGCTTATTCAGCTCAACACGCTGCCAGAACTGGATCAGCACCGCGCGCAGCGCATTCTGCGCGACATTAACCAGCATCATCGCCACAAGTTTGCCCATTTTGATGAGAACTTTGTCGAACGGCTGCTGGCGAACCCTGAAGTACCGGAACTGATTCGCACCAGCCCGCTGACGCAGCGCGAGTGGCAGGTGTTGGGGCTTATCTATTCCGGCTACAGCAATGAACAGATCGCCGGGGAGCTGGCCGTCGCGGCGACGACCATCAAAACGCATATCCGCAACCTGTATCAGAAACTCGGCGTTGCCCATCGCCAGGATGCGGTACAGCATGCGCAGCAGTTGTTGAAAATCATGGGCTACGGCGTGTGA
- the glpG gene encoding rhomboid family intramembrane serine protease GlpG, whose protein sequence is MMMITSFANPRVAQAFVDYMQTQGVILTIQHHEQSDIWLADDSQIDRVRSELARFMENPADPRYFAASWQSGQTDSGLQYRRFPLMAAVRERGGPLTLLMAALCIFVFVVMSVIGDQTVMAWLAWPWDASVQFEVWRYFTHAVMHFSLVHIIFNLFWWWYLGGAVEKRLGTGKLVVITLISALLSGFVQHKLTGPWFGGLSGVVYALIGYVWLRGVRDPEPQVALPNGLFIFTVLLMVAEWFGLTGFAIANGAHTAGLVIGLAMALVDTQNVRKRT, encoded by the coding sequence ATGATGATGATTACCTCTTTTGCTAACCCCCGCGTCGCCCAGGCGTTTGTCGATTATATGCAAACTCAGGGCGTTATCCTGACCATTCAACATCATGAACAAAGCGACATCTGGCTGGCAGATGACAGCCAGATCGACCGCGTGCGCAGCGAATTAGCGCGCTTTATGGAAAACCCTGCTGACCCGCGTTACTTCGCGGCAAGCTGGCAATCCGGGCAAACCGACAGCGGCCTGCAATATCGCCGTTTTCCGTTAATGGCGGCCGTGCGCGAACGCGGTGGGCCGTTAACGTTGTTGATGGCCGCGCTGTGCATCTTTGTGTTTGTGGTGATGAGCGTTATCGGCGATCAAACCGTGATGGCCTGGCTTGCCTGGCCGTGGGACGCCAGTGTGCAGTTCGAAGTCTGGCGTTACTTCACACATGCGGTAATGCATTTTTCGCTGGTGCATATTATCTTCAACCTTTTCTGGTGGTGGTATCTTGGCGGCGCGGTTGAAAAGCGGCTCGGCACCGGCAAACTGGTGGTGATTACGCTTATCAGCGCGTTGTTAAGTGGTTTTGTGCAGCACAAACTTACCGGCCCCTGGTTCGGCGGCTTATCCGGCGTGGTTTACGCGCTGATTGGTTATGTCTGGTTGCGCGGTGTGCGCGATCCTGAGCCGCAAGTCGCGTTACCGAATGGGCTGTTTATCTTTACGGTGTTGTTGATGGTGGCGGAATGGTTCGGCTTGACCGGCTTCGCCATTGCCAACGGCGCGCATACGGCAGGGCTGGTGATTGGCCTGGCGATGGCGCTGGTGGATACGCAGAATGTGCGAAAACGAACATAA
- the glgP gene encoding glycogen phosphorylase, translating to MNAPFTYASPTLSVEALKHSIAYKLMFTIGKDPAIANKHEWLNATLFAVRDRLVERWLRSTRAQLSQEVRQVYYLSMEFLIGRTLSNALLSLGIYDDVKNALDEMGLDLEELIDEENDPGLGNGGLGRLAACFLDSLATLGLPGRGYGIRYDYGMFKQNIVDGRQKESPDYWLEYGNPWEFKRHNTRYKVRFGGRIQQEGRKSRWIETEEILAVAYDQIIPGYDTNATNTLRLWNAQASSEINLGKFNQGDYFAAVEDKNHSENVSRVLYPDDSTYSGRELRLRQEYFLVSATVQDILSRHFQLHQTYSNLADKIAIHLNDTHPVLSIPELMRLLIDEHKFSWDEAFEVTCQVFSYTNHTLMSEALETWPVEMLGKILPRHLQIIFEINDYFLKTLQEQNPNDIDLLSRASIIDESSGRRVRMAWLAVVVSHKVNGVSELHSNLMVQSLFADFAAIFPMRFLNVTNGVTPRRWLALANPSLSDVLDENIGRTWRTDLSQLSELEQHLDFPTVNQAVRHAKLENKKRLAIVIAQQLGVVVNPKALFDVQIKRIHEYKRQLMNVLHVITRYNRIKADPTAEWVPRVNIFAGKAASAYYMAKHIIHLINDVAHVINNDPQIGDKLKVVFIPNYSVSLAQIIIPAADLSEQISLAGTEASGTSNMKFALNGALTIGTLDGANVEMLEHVGEENIFIFGNTADEVEALRRQGYKPREYYEKDEELHQVLTQIATGLFSPQEPGRYRDLVDSLINFGDHYQVLADFRSYVDCQDKVDALYRHPEEWTTKAMRNIANMGYFSSDRTIQEYAEHIWNINPVRL from the coding sequence ATGAATGCTCCGTTTACTTATGCTTCACCCACGTTAAGTGTTGAGGCATTAAAACATTCGATTGCCTACAAACTGATGTTCACAATCGGTAAAGATCCGGCTATCGCCAATAAGCATGAATGGTTGAACGCCACGTTGTTCGCCGTTCGCGATCGTCTGGTGGAGCGCTGGCTGCGTTCTACTCGCGCGCAACTCTCCCAGGAAGTACGCCAGGTTTACTACCTGTCGATGGAGTTTTTGATTGGCCGTACCCTCTCAAACGCATTGTTGTCGCTCGGTATTTATGACGATGTGAAAAATGCGCTGGATGAGATGGGGCTGGATCTTGAAGAGCTGATTGATGAGGAAAACGACCCAGGGCTGGGTAACGGCGGGCTTGGGCGACTGGCGGCTTGTTTTCTTGATTCGCTGGCGACGCTCGGGCTACCGGGCCGTGGCTACGGGATTCGTTACGACTACGGTATGTTTAAACAGAACATTGTCGACGGTCGGCAGAAAGAGTCCCCGGATTACTGGCTGGAGTACGGCAACCCGTGGGAATTCAAACGCCACAACACGCGTTACAAAGTGCGCTTCGGCGGGCGAATTCAGCAAGAGGGCAGAAAGAGCCGCTGGATCGAAACCGAAGAGATCCTCGCGGTGGCTTACGATCAGATTATCCCCGGTTATGACACCAACGCGACCAATACGCTGCGCTTGTGGAATGCGCAGGCCAGTAGCGAAATCAATCTCGGTAAATTTAACCAGGGCGATTACTTCGCGGCGGTGGAAGACAAAAATCATTCAGAGAACGTTTCGCGCGTGCTCTACCCGGATGATTCCACCTATTCCGGGCGCGAATTACGCCTGCGTCAGGAGTACTTCCTTGTCTCGGCAACGGTGCAGGATATCCTGAGCCGCCATTTCCAATTGCACCAGACTTACAGCAACCTGGCGGACAAAATCGCCATTCACCTCAACGACACCCACCCGGTGTTATCGATCCCGGAACTGATGCGCTTGCTGATTGATGAGCATAAGTTTTCGTGGGATGAGGCGTTTGAAGTGACCTGCCAGGTGTTCTCGTACACCAACCATACGTTGATGAGCGAAGCGCTGGAGACCTGGCCGGTTGAGATGCTGGGTAAAATTTTGCCACGCCATCTGCAAATCATCTTTGAGATTAATGATTACTTCCTGAAAACCTTGCAGGAGCAGAACCCTAACGATATCGATCTGCTTAGCCGCGCGTCGATTATTGATGAGTCCAGCGGTCGCCGCGTGCGCATGGCGTGGCTGGCGGTGGTGGTCAGCCACAAAGTGAATGGCGTGTCGGAGTTGCACTCCAACTTGATGGTGCAGTCGCTGTTCGCGGACTTCGCGGCCATCTTCCCGATGCGTTTTCTCAATGTCACCAACGGCGTGACGCCGCGACGCTGGCTGGCGCTGGCGAACCCGTCGCTTTCGGATGTGCTGGATGAAAATATTGGTCGCACCTGGCGCACCGATCTCAGCCAGCTAAGCGAGCTGGAGCAGCATCTCGATTTCCCGACGGTGAACCAGGCGGTGCGTCATGCCAAGCTGGAGAACAAAAAACGGCTGGCGATTGTGATTGCCCAACAGCTCGGCGTGGTGGTGAACCCGAAAGCGCTGTTCGATGTGCAGATCAAACGCATTCACGAATATAAACGCCAGTTGATGAACGTGTTGCACGTCATCACGCGGTATAACCGCATTAAAGCCGACCCGACAGCGGAGTGGGTGCCGCGCGTCAATATTTTCGCCGGAAAAGCCGCCTCGGCCTATTACATGGCGAAGCACATTATTCACCTGATCAACGACGTTGCCCATGTGATCAATAACGATCCGCAGATTGGCGACAAGCTGAAAGTGGTGTTTATCCCGAACTACAGTGTTAGCCTGGCGCAGATAATTATCCCGGCGGCGGATCTCTCTGAGCAGATTTCGCTGGCGGGTACTGAGGCGTCTGGCACCAGTAATATGAAATTCGCGCTTAACGGTGCGTTGACCATCGGCACGCTGGATGGCGCAAACGTCGAGATGCTGGAGCATGTGGGGGAAGAGAATATCTTTATCTTTGGTAATACGGCGGATGAGGTGGAGGCGTTGCGTCGTCAGGGCTATAAACCGCGCGAGTATTATGAAAAAGATGAGGAGTTGCACCAGGTGTTAACGCAAATCGCCACCGGGTTGTTCAGCCCGCAGGAGCCCGGACGTTACCGCGATTTGGTGGATTCGTTGATTAACTTTGGTGACCACTATCAGGTGCTGGCGGATTTCCGCAGCTATGTTGACTGCCAGGACAAAGTGGACGCGCTTTATCGCCACCCGGAAGAGTGGACGACCAAAGCGATGCGCAATATCGCCAATATGGGGTATTTCTCATCCGACCGAACGATTCAGGAGTACGCCGAACATATCTGGAATATCAACCCAGTTCGGCTGTAG
- the glpD gene encoding glycerol-3-phosphate dehydrogenase, which produces METKDLIVIGGGINGAGIAVDAAGRGLSVLMLEAQDLACATSSNSSKLIHGGLRYLEHYEFRLVSEALAEREVLLKMAPHIAFPMRFRLPHRPHLRPAWMIRIGLFMYDHLGKRTSLPASKSLRFGSESVLKPEIVRGFEYSDCWVDDARLVLANAQMVERKGGKVLTRTRATSARRENGLWIVEAEDIDTGEKFSWQARGLVNATGPWVKEFFDDGMHLPSPYGIRLIKGSHIVVPRAHAQKQAYILQNEDKRIVFVIPWMDEFSIIGTTDVEYHGDPKHVEIDENEINYLLKVYNGHFKKQLTRDDIAWTYSGVRPLCDDESDSPQAITRDYTLDIHDENGKAPLLSVFGGKLTTYRKLAEHALEKLTPYYKGIGAAWTKECVLPGGDITGDRDDYAAKLRRTYPFISESMARHYTRTYGSNSELILANASSLEDLGEHFGHELYEAELRYLVEHEWVRRLDDAIWRRTKLGMWLNAEEQSRVAQWLTRHSKAELSLAS; this is translated from the coding sequence ATGGAAACCAAAGATCTGATTGTGATAGGCGGGGGCATTAATGGTGCCGGTATCGCGGTTGACGCCGCAGGGCGTGGTTTATCTGTGCTGATGCTGGAAGCACAGGACCTCGCGTGCGCGACATCCAGTAATAGCTCCAAATTGATTCACGGTGGCCTGCGCTACCTGGAACACTATGAATTTCGCCTGGTTAGCGAAGCGCTCGCCGAGCGTGAAGTGCTGCTGAAAATGGCGCCGCACATTGCCTTCCCGATGCGTTTTCGCCTGCCGCATCGCCCGCATTTGCGCCCGGCATGGATGATCCGCATTGGTCTGTTTATGTACGATCACTTGGGTAAACGCACCAGTTTACCGGCCTCTAAAAGTTTGCGTTTTGGCTCAGAGTCGGTGTTGAAACCGGAAATCGTGCGCGGTTTCGAATATTCCGACTGCTGGGTCGACGATGCGCGTCTGGTGCTGGCGAATGCGCAAATGGTTGAGCGTAAAGGCGGGAAAGTGTTAACCCGCACGCGCGCCACCAGCGCCCGCCGTGAAAATGGCTTGTGGATTGTTGAAGCGGAAGATATCGACACCGGCGAAAAATTTAGCTGGCAGGCGCGCGGTCTGGTGAACGCCACCGGCCCGTGGGTGAAAGAGTTCTTCGATGACGGCATGCATTTGCCGTCGCCGTACGGCATTCGCCTGATCAAAGGCAGCCATATTGTGGTGCCGCGCGCGCATGCGCAAAAGCAGGCTTATATTCTGCAAAACGAAGATAAGCGTATCGTGTTCGTGATTCCGTGGATGGATGAGTTTTCCATTATTGGTACCACTGATGTGGAGTATCACGGCGATCCGAAGCATGTCGAGATTGACGAAAACGAGATTAACTACCTGCTGAAAGTCTACAACGGGCACTTCAAGAAACAGCTGACCCGCGATGATATCGCCTGGACTTACTCCGGTGTGCGCCCGCTGTGCGATGACGAATCCGATTCTCCGCAGGCGATCACCCGTGATTACACGCTGGATATTCACGATGAAAACGGCAAAGCGCCGCTGTTGTCGGTGTTCGGCGGGAAATTAACCACTTACCGTAAACTGGCTGAGCACGCGCTGGAAAAACTGACGCCGTATTACAAAGGCATCGGTGCGGCGTGGACGAAAGAGTGTGTGTTGCCGGGTGGCGATATCACAGGCGATCGCGATGATTACGCCGCGAAGCTGCGTCGTACCTATCCGTTTATCAGCGAATCAATGGCGCGCCATTACACCCGCACTTATGGCAGCAACAGCGAGTTGATTCTGGCGAATGCCAGCAGCCTTGAGGATTTGGGCGAGCATTTTGGTCATGAGTTGTACGAAGCCGAGCTGCGTTACCTGGTTGAGCACGAATGGGTGCGTCGCCTGGATGACGCGATTTGGCGCCGTACCAAACTCGGGATGTGGCTGAACGCCGAAGAGCAATCGCGCGTGGCGCAGTGGTTGACGCGCCACAGCAAAGCGGAATTGTCGCTGGCATCGTAA
- the glgA gene encoding glycogen synthase GlgA, with the protein MQVLHVCSEMFPLLKTGGLADVIGALPAAQIAGGVDTRVLLPAFPDIRRGVTDAQVVTRRETFAGRISLLFGHFNGVGIYMIDAPHLYERPGSPYHDTNQFAYVDNVLRFALLGWVGSEMASGLDPFWHPDIVHAHDWHAGLVPAYLAAKGRPAKSVFTVHNLAYQGMFYAHHMNDIALPWSFFNMHGLEFNGQISFLKAGLYYADHITAVSPTYAREITEPQFAYGMEGLLRQRQQEGRLSGILNGVDEKIWDPATDLLLGARYTRDTLEEKAENKRQLQIAMGLKVNDKVPVFAVVSRLTSQKGLDLVLEALPGLLEQGGQLALLGAGDPVLQEGFLAAAAEHPGQVGVQIGYHEAFSHRIMGGADVILVPSRFEPCGLTQLYGLKYGTLPLVRRTGGLADTVADSSLENLADGVASGFVFEDSNAWSLLRAIRRAFVLWSRPSLWRFVQRQAMAMDFSWQVAAQSYRDLYFRLK; encoded by the coding sequence ATGCAGGTTTTACATGTATGTTCTGAGATGTTTCCGTTGCTGAAGACCGGTGGTCTGGCGGATGTCATTGGCGCGTTGCCTGCGGCACAAATTGCCGGTGGAGTTGATACGCGCGTTTTGCTGCCTGCGTTTCCGGACATTCGTCGTGGTGTCACCGACGCACAGGTTGTCACCCGGCGCGAGACGTTTGCCGGGCGGATTTCGCTGCTGTTCGGGCATTTCAACGGGGTGGGGATTTACATGATCGATGCGCCGCATTTGTACGAGCGCCCCGGTAGCCCTTACCACGATACGAACCAGTTTGCGTATGTCGACAACGTGCTGCGTTTTGCACTGCTCGGCTGGGTCGGCAGCGAGATGGCGAGCGGTCTGGATCCGTTCTGGCACCCGGATATCGTCCATGCGCACGACTGGCATGCCGGTCTGGTGCCGGCGTATCTCGCCGCAAAAGGACGCCCGGCGAAATCGGTGTTCACGGTGCATAACCTGGCGTATCAGGGCATGTTTTATGCGCATCATATGAATGACATCGCGCTGCCATGGTCGTTCTTTAACATGCACGGGCTGGAGTTCAACGGACAGATTTCGTTTCTCAAAGCCGGGCTGTATTACGCGGACCATATCACCGCTGTCAGCCCGACTTACGCGCGGGAAATCACCGAGCCGCAGTTCGCCTACGGTATGGAAGGCCTGCTGCGCCAGCGCCAACAGGAAGGCCGTTTGAGCGGCATTCTGAACGGCGTGGACGAGAAGATTTGGGATCCGGCGACGGACTTGCTCTTAGGCGCGCGCTACACCCGCGACACGCTGGAAGAGAAGGCGGAAAACAAACGCCAATTGCAAATCGCCATGGGGCTGAAGGTTAACGATAAAGTGCCGGTGTTTGCGGTGGTTAGCCGACTGACCAGCCAGAAAGGGCTGGATCTGGTATTGGAAGCGTTGCCCGGTTTGCTGGAACAGGGCGGGCAACTGGCGCTGCTTGGCGCGGGCGATCCGGTATTGCAGGAAGGTTTTCTCGCCGCCGCCGCCGAACACCCAGGCCAGGTTGGCGTGCAGATTGGGTATCACGAGGCGTTCTCCCACCGCATTATGGGCGGTGCGGATGTGATTCTGGTGCCGAGCCGTTTTGAGCCATGCGGGTTAACGCAGCTTTACGGTTTGAAGTACGGCACTTTGCCGTTGGTGCGTCGAACCGGCGGGTTAGCCGATACGGTTGCCGACAGTTCGCTGGAGAATCTGGCAGACGGTGTCGCCAGCGGTTTTGTCTTTGAAGACAGTAATGCCTGGTCACTGCTTCGCGCGATCCGGCGTGCTTTCGTATTGTGGTCTCGTCCTTCGCTGTGGCGTTTTGTGCAACGCCAGGCGATGGCAATGGATTTTAGCTGGCAGGTCGCAGCGCAGTCTTACCGCGATCTTTACTTTCGGTTGAAATAG